CCATTTTTCTTGGTGTAACTGAGCTTGCTCGATTTTACCATATAGTACCAATCCAGAATGAAACAGTATTATCACAGCTTGGCAGAAGTATTTTTGGTAGAGGTATAGTCTACTATTACATACAGGCCGTTACGGCTTTGCTTCTTGTGGTTGCAGCGAACACAAGCTTTACAGGATTTCCCCGCGTTTCTTCGCTTATGGCAAGAGATGGGTTTATGCCCAGGCAGTTGATGAATAGAGGCAACAAACTTGCCTTTTCAAACGGTATCTTAATGCTTGCCTTTTTCTCGATAGTTCTACTTGTAATATTTGGAGGGGATACTCATAGATTGATCCCACTTTATGCGGTGGGTGTTTTCACTAGCTTTACATTATCACAAATGGGTATGGTAAAACACTGGTATATGGATCGTGGTCAAGGCTGGATGGTTAAAGCTCTTATTAATGGGGCTGGGGCAGCCGCTACCCTTATAGTTCTTGTAGTTATCGGCGCGTCTAAATTTACTCATGGCGCATGGATTGTGATAGTTATCGTGCCGGTACTTATCCTCCTTTTTACAAGGATAAAAGCACATTATAACAGTATTGCAGAGCAGTTATCTCTCTGTAACTTAAGGCCGCCTAAACCGGCAAATAACTGGGTTATTATGTGTATCGGCGGAGTTCATTGCGGAACGTTGCAAGCGCTGCGTTACGCAAAAATGATCTCAAACAATGGAGATGTAAGCGTAATTTACGTAAACACTCAGAGCGGCGAACCTACGGATGTGTTGCAAAAGTGGGAAAAGTATGGATTCAGCACGCCTATTGAGGTAATAAAATCGCCTTATCGCGATGTAATCGGGCCTATAATTAACCGAGTAAGGCAAATACACGACGAGCATCCCGACGACTTCATCACGATAGTTGTTCCCGAGTTTGTATGTAAAAAGTGGTGGCAGCATCTGCTGCATAACCAAACCGCATTTATCCTTAAAACTAGGCTGATGTTCTGGCCAAATGTGATAATCACAAGCGTGCCGTATCAGCTTTCTTAGCCAGGTGCCTGCGGCGCATCATCCAATAGTTCAATTGCGCTATCCTTTTTGATGAATGCGTCCCCGAGAAGGCACGCCAGTAAAATCAAAATTACTGCGGCAAGAAGGTAGCTTCCAAGAGTATCGGTTAGCCAATGCGCACCGCTATACACACGGCCGAAGCCTACTATTAAGGGCATAATAAATGAAAATGCCGCCCAGAGATATCCGATTGGCCGCTCCTTA
Above is a genomic segment from Bacillota bacterium containing:
- a CDS encoding APC family permease; the protein is MVTQTLKRMLLGQPIETERDHEERLIKFLALPVFSSDAISSTAYATEEILLVLVLAGAGAIYLSLPIAMAIVGLLAILVASYRQVIAAYPSGGGAYVVARDNLGYKFGLVAGASLLIDYVLTVAVSIASGVAAITSAIPVLHEHRVFLGVVFVLLIMLANLRGVRESGKIFAIPAYSFILGVGLMLIVGFAHYFSGHPNIAPVNIKTTAFEPITMFLILRAFSSGCAALTGVEAISNGVQAFKKPEARNARITLVWMAIILGSIFLGVTELARFYHIVPIQNETVLSQLGRSIFGRGIVYYYIQAVTALLLVVAANTSFTGFPRVSSLMARDGFMPRQLMNRGNKLAFSNGILMLAFFSIVLLVIFGGDTHRLIPLYAVGVFTSFTLSQMGMVKHWYMDRGQGWMVKALINGAGAAATLIVLVVIGASKFTHGAWIVIVIVPVLILLFTRIKAHYNSIAEQLSLCNLRPPKPANNWVIMCIGGVHCGTLQALRYAKMISNNGDVSVIYVNTQSGEPTDVLQKWEKYGFSTPIEVIKSPYRDVIGPIINRVRQIHDEHPDDFITIVVPEFVCKKWWQHLLHNQTAFILKTRLMFWPNVIITSVPYQLS